A single region of the Triticum dicoccoides isolate Atlit2015 ecotype Zavitan chromosome 2B, WEW_v2.0, whole genome shotgun sequence genome encodes:
- the LOC119366811 gene encoding uncharacterized protein LOC119366811: MDQNILELILEGSMKPMNLPLETLRKITDGFSSDRIIGEGGFGTVYKGDVGNENVAIKRIKSGMTINDKLFRREVDNLMEVNHPNVVRFLGLCSNTVETPVKDPESRGYIYAEIRERLLCFEYVSNGSLDTRITDELRGLEWDTRYGIIKGICAGLHYLHMEKHILHMDLKPANILLDNQMVPKITDFGLSRPMENSQTMTTNHFASPGYSAPENLFGGGKMSIQSDMHSLGVIIIELVTGHRGTPECNNTLRRWRHRWNKSGKEIPLEYHQQVTKCIEIGSLCQKENPYARPFISDVMGKLFEMENLNDHSWNADESTVGQINLPTWEDDMLGVEPLELQFAYNKQEDILSCLVELSNDTDGFIFFEIQKIRPLPYSIKPNKDILKPRSKCCVIITLPAAHTAALQSSTSNKRYTKEFVVRSTKVNEDLSTKNINQDLFDKHTEGQHIDEIHLGALSEEPRSQETIDFSRNEAMEQHTSSGRNPLPTPIEAGLVQLAIKNNTKASSEKCNKKVMLEISGCATTCDRLGLDLVVVLHASRNMDSEKMDHVKMAMRFVLRKLSPMDRLSIITIFSDSAVKLCPLQQITESSRRKLDDLIDGLKAIGDFYTHIKGGLLTGLKVLTYRNDSSDRIAGIMLMSNDQQAGGGGGATQINLGNVPVYTFGFGMNSDHTVLSMIAANSMGGTFSHIRDQDIGSGGLTMAFSQCLAGLLTVSVQNLELTVAPVGHESEILNVTAGSYPKTQAGGSVTVRFGNIYSREVRKVVVNLRLPAIGSEHSAEILKDVLIWKQICWEAEVCRDS; the protein is encoded by the exons ATGGACCAAAATATCCTTGAGCTAATACTTGAGGGGAGCATGAAGCCAATGAATCTGCCTTTAGAAACTTTACGGAAAATCACTGATGGGTTTTCATCGGATAGAATAATCGGTGAAGGTGGATTTGGAACTGTCTATAAG GGTGATGTTGGAAATGAAAATGTTGCCATCAAGAGGATTAAGAGTGGCATGACTATAAATGACAAGCTCTTTCGTCGTGAGGTTGACAATCTGATGGAGGTTAACCATCCAAATGTCGTCCGGTTTCTTGGCTTGTGTTCTAATACAGTGGAGACACCAGTGAAAGACCCAGAATCCCGAGGATATATTTATGCTGAGATAAGAGAAAGATTGCTTTGTTTTGAGTATGTTAGTAATGGAAGCCTCGATACAAGGATTACCG ACGAATTAAGAGGACTTGAATGGGATACACGTTACGGGATAATCAAAGGGATATGTGCTGGTTTGCATTATCTACACATGGAGAAACATATTCTTCATATGGATCTGAAGCCAGCCAATATACTATTGGATAATCAAATGGTTCCGAAGATAACCGACTTTGGTCTATCAAGACCCATGGAAAACTCACAAACAATGACAACAAACCATTTTGCATCACC AGGGTATAGCGCCCCAGAAAACCTATTTGGTGGTGGTAAAATGTCCATCCAATCCGACATGCATAGTTTGGGCGTCATAATTATCGAACTGGTCACGGGACATAGGGGTACCCCTGAATGTAATAAT ACACTCAGAAGATGGAGGCACAGATGGAATAAATCAGGGAAGGAAATTCCACTGGAGTACCACCAACAAGTAACAAAATGCATCGAAATAGGGTCACTCTGCCAGAAGGAAAATCCCTATGCACGGCCTTTTATATCAGACGTAATGGGCAAACTATTTGAAATGGAAAATTTGAATGACCACAGCTGGAATGCCGACGAATCAACGGTTGGCCAG ATAAATCTGCCAACTTGGGAAGACGACATGCTTGGAGTTGAGCCGCTTGAGTTACAGTTTGCGTATAACAAGCAGGAGGACATATTGTCATGTTTAGTTGAGCTAAGCAATGATACGGATGGTTTCATTTTCTTCGAGATTCAAAAGATCAGACCGTTGCCATATTCAATAAAGCCAAACAAGGACATCCTGAAACCACGATCCAAATGTTGCGTGATAATAACATTGCCAGCAGCACACACGGCAGCACTGCAGTCCAGTACTAGTAATAAGCGATATACCAAGGAGTTCGTGGTGCGAAGCACTAAAGTGAATGAAGATCTTTCAACCAAGAATATTAACCAAGACCTGTTCGATAAACATACAGAGGGCCAGCACATCGATGAGATTCATTTGGGGGCTCTTTCTGAAGAACCCCGCAGCCAAGAG ACAATCGACTTCTCAAGGAATGAGGCCATGGAACAACACACAAGCTCGG GGAGGAACCCATTGCCAACACCGATCGAAGCTGGGCTTGTGCAGCTGGCCATCAAGAACAACACAAAGGCTTCATCCGAGAAGTGTAACAAAAAGGTGATGCTGGAGATCAGCGGCTGCGCCACTACCTGTGACCGGCTGGGTCTTGACCTGGTGGTCGTCCTGCATGCTAGTCGCAACATGGACAGTGAGAAGATGGACCATGTGAAGATGGCCATGCGGTTTGTCTTGCGGAAGCTAAGCCCCATGGACCGCCTCTCCATCATCACaattttttctgattctgccgtgaAGCTGTGCCCACTGCAGCAGATCACCGAGTCCTCACGGCGGAAGCTAGATGATCTCATTGACGGCCTAAAAGCCATTGGTGActtttacacccacatcaagggcgGCCTCCTGACCGGGCTCAAAGTCCTCACATACCGCAATGACAGCAGCGACCGCATCGCTGGAATCATGCTCATGAGCAACGACCAGCAagctggaggtggtggtggtgctacTCAGATTAATTTGGGCAACGTGCCTGTCTACACGTTTGGTTTTGGCATGAACAGTGACCACACAGTACTCAGCATGATCGCAGCCAACAGTATGGGAGGGACGTTCTCCCACATCCGGGACCAGGACATTGGCAGTGGAGGCCTGACAATGGCCTTCTCCCAGTGCCTTGCCGGTCTGCTAACTGTCTCGGTTCAGAACCTTGAGCTGACGGTGGCACCTGTCGGACATGAGTCGGAGATATTGAACGTGACCGCAGGAAGCTATCCGAAGACGCAGGCCGGGGGCTCAGTAACAGTTAGGTTTGGCAACATCTACAGCAGGGAAGTGCGCAAGGTCGTTGTCAACCTCCGCCTCCCTGCTATCGGGAGTGAGCACAGTGCCGAGATCCTAAAGGATGTACTCATATGGAAGCAG ATCTGCTGGGAGGCAGAAGTTTGTCGTGACTCCTGA